Proteins from a genomic interval of Anoplolepis gracilipes unplaced genomic scaffold, ASM4749672v1 Contig22, whole genome shotgun sequence:
- the LOC140675954 gene encoding uncharacterized protein: MEMSKLDGFDMQRRIGTDEPDAEVQLHGFCDASERRLHLHKNGRQQRRHTNRLSLFEIESSSAQSIINAKTRVVWSSTISVTHAANKKLPVFVAHRLGEIQELTSMEDWKHVNSEENAADILSRGCDPKDLRDSTLWWNGPSWLRNDSFLNHDCEPETLEDLKDDEESQSLQRSREVQKFADAVGRRVRAQELESVAGRIWIDSRGGRLRNAEVQYTVKHPWILPSHSKLTELIIEYEHRRNFYSGADATLATVRSRPRLSQQVMRDLPDNRVIPARPFSKVGVDFCGPIYIRESGRRNIKRTKAYIAVFICMIVKAVHLEVVSDMTTDIFIGVFKRFISRRGKPSDVFSDNGTNFVGANRELELKKFFSSEIDKNKIIDNIALEGIK; this comes from the exons ATGGAGATGAGTAAACTGGATGGATTCGATATGCAGCGTAGAATCGGCACGGATGAGCCAGACGCGGAGGTTCAATTGCATGGATTTTGTGACGCCAGCGAGCGGCGCTTGCATCTTCATAAGAACGGACGACAACAGAGAAGACATACGAATCGGCTTAGTCTGTTCGAAATCGAGAGTAGCTCCGCTCAAAGTATTATCAATGCCAAGACTCGAGTTGTGTGGAGCTCTACTATTAGCGTGACTCAT GCGGCTAACAAAAAACTCCCGGTGTTTGTTGCGCATAGATTAGGAGAAATTCAAGAGCTCACATCAATGGAAGATTGGAAGCATGTGAACTCAGAGGAGAATGCGGCAGACATTCTATCAAGAGGATGCGACCCCAAAGATTTGCGCGATTCAACATTGTGGTGGAATGGCCCGTCGTGGTTACGGAACGACAGTTTTCTAAATCACGATTGTGAGCCCGAGACGCTAGAAGATTTGAAGGATgacgaggagtctcaat CTCTGCAAAGGTCAAGGGAAGTTCAAAAATTCGCGGACGCTGTCGGCAGAAGAGTTAGAGCACAAGAGTTGGAGTCCGTGGCTGGACGAATTTGGATTGATTCGCGTGGGGGCAGACTGAGAAATGCAGAAGTGCAATATACGGTCAAACACCCATGGATTTTGCCATCTCACTCAAAGCTAACGGAGTTAATAATCGAGTACGAGCACaggagaaatttttattccggAGCAGACGCTACCTTGGCTACAGTACG gTCACGACCAAGGTTATCACAACAAGTGATGAGAGATCTGCCCGACAACAGAGTGATACCGGCTCGACCATTTAGCAAGGTGGGCGTGGATTTTTGTGGACCGATCTACATACGAGAAAGCGGACGAAGAAACATTAAGCGCACGAAAGCATATATCGcggtatttatatgtatgattGTTAAAGCCGTACATTTAGAAGTGGTTTCCGATATGACCACTGATATTTTTATCGGGGTTTTCAAGCGTTTCATTAGCCGTAGAGGTAAACCGTCAGATGTGTTCTCCGACAACGGTACGAATTTTGTAGGCGCGAATCGCGAATTAGAacttaagaaatttttctcctCAGAgatagataagaataaaattatcgataatataGCGTTAGAAGGCattaaatga
- the LOC140675955 gene encoding uncharacterized protein, with protein MREIKTNNAAWNSKPQYYMPHHCVTKDSSRTTKLRVAFNASNRGNNGISLNDALMVGLVLQQDLFSILVRFRKFKYALRADIAKKYRQILVRHDQTPLQRIVWRDNPDEELKTYELLTLTYGTAPASFLATKVMEQLVVLEEEQFSIGAMVTRRDFYIDDLLTGSNSFEEALIIRDQTTSLLSKGGFLREWASNNINLLQDLPKESISSTLRELDRNDFSKALGIKWNHITDKFHYSIKMEAHASHTKRSIMSNIA; from the coding sequence ATGAGAGAGATCAAAACGAACAATGCTGCATGGAACTCTAAGCCTCAGTATTATATGCCACATCATTGCGTGACGAAAGATTCCAGCAGGACTACCAAATTGAGGGTAGCATTTAACGCATCTAACAGAGGTAACAATGGAATATCATTAAACGACGCGTTGATGGTTGGCCTAGTGTTACAACaagatttattttcgatattggTGAGATTCAGGAAGTTCAAATACGCATTAAGAGCAGACATTGCGAAGAAGTATAGACAGATATTGGTGCGTCATGATCAGACTCCGCTTCAACGAATCGTTTGGCGCGACAACCCGGATGAAGAACTCAAGACGTACGAGTTGCTCACGTTAACATATGGAACGGCTCCAGCATCATTTTTGGCTACTAAAGTGATGGAACAACTAGTGGTATTGGAGGAAGAGCAGTTCTCTATAGGCGCTATGGTAACGCGCAGAGACTTCTACATCGACGATTTATTAACTGGATCTAATTCATTCGAAGAGGCATTAATAATTCGCGATCAAACTACATCATTGCTGTCAAAAGGTGGATTTTTACGTGAATGGgcatctaataatattaatttgttgcaGGATCTACCAAAAGAATCTATAAGTAGCACGTTGAGAGAATTGGACAGAAACGATTTCTCAAAAGCGCTTGGAATTAAATGGAATCATATAACTGATAAGTTccattattctattaaaatggAGGCCCACGCATCACACACCAAGAGATCCATTATGTCAAATATAGCATAA